The following are from one region of the Isoalcanivorax indicus genome:
- a CDS encoding transglutaminase TgpA family protein, protein MRVYQVPHHTFWLLTLGTFLAALPHLWMGPLWLQLLIPALLVARVLVQRGRLRMPGRSIRVLLLGGIVAGTVYSHGTIAGPEAGACLLVAAFGLKLLEMFRLRDAYVLLVLGYFVLATTFLFYQGPLAAFYVLLAMLLLTAALVGINKPETRARASAHVRLASVMLLQALPLMLLLFVLVPRVGPLWALEIRQEQARTGMSDSMAPGEVSHLTQSAELAFRVEFDGEVPPPAARYWRGLTYSWFDGRRWSQASPREIPRDELVQFAQGPGNRGPANTWYPGLSVAREQVPGPVYRYRVVQEPSRRPWLYALAVPFAEQRDIGLVRDFRLVRDADLEQRYAYTVTSYPLLKAAMPLPDWERDFNLSLPESGNGRSRLLAEDWFRRAEGDPRRYAERILRWFREEAFFYTLEPPLLRGDTVDAFLFDSRRGFCEHYASAFAYLMRAAGVPARIVAGYQGGELNPMGNHLRVHQYHAHAWVEIWIEGEGWVEYDPTGAVAPERIEQGMEPFRDGGGGGLQNLFGGRGGSHPMLARLRNSLDYIQFSWQKWVLGYDETAQLAFLERWLGEISPWRLAQALLIGMLILLLPVALWVLLRQRGPARSPLQREYHAMGRQLRRAGLPQPEHLPPRELAQRAGQLWPAVADDMRRWAGLYEQAAYAGDEATDCRRQLRRLRRQLRWRLRRAGTPAG, encoded by the coding sequence ATGCGCGTCTATCAGGTGCCACACCATACCTTCTGGCTGCTGACCCTGGGTACCTTCCTGGCGGCGCTGCCGCATCTGTGGATGGGGCCGCTCTGGTTGCAGCTGCTCATTCCCGCGCTGCTGGTGGCGCGTGTGCTGGTGCAGCGTGGTCGCCTGCGCATGCCCGGGCGCAGCATCCGCGTATTGCTGCTGGGCGGCATTGTTGCCGGTACGGTGTACAGCCATGGCACCATCGCCGGTCCCGAGGCCGGGGCCTGCCTGCTGGTGGCGGCGTTCGGCCTCAAGCTGCTGGAGATGTTCCGGCTGCGCGACGCCTATGTGCTGCTGGTGCTGGGCTATTTCGTGCTGGCCACCACCTTCCTGTTCTATCAGGGGCCGCTGGCGGCGTTCTATGTGCTGCTGGCGATGCTGTTGCTGACAGCGGCGCTGGTGGGCATCAACAAGCCGGAAACGCGGGCCCGGGCCAGTGCCCATGTCCGCCTGGCCAGCGTGATGTTGCTGCAGGCCTTGCCGCTGATGCTGCTGCTGTTCGTGCTGGTGCCCCGTGTCGGGCCCCTGTGGGCGCTGGAGATACGCCAGGAGCAGGCGCGTACCGGCATGTCCGATTCCATGGCACCGGGGGAGGTGAGCCACCTGACCCAGTCTGCCGAACTCGCCTTCCGGGTCGAGTTCGACGGCGAGGTGCCGCCGCCAGCGGCGCGCTACTGGCGCGGGCTCACGTACTCCTGGTTCGATGGCCGCCGCTGGAGCCAGGCCTCGCCCCGGGAGATACCCCGTGACGAACTGGTGCAGTTTGCCCAGGGGCCGGGCAACCGGGGGCCAGCGAATACCTGGTACCCGGGGCTCAGCGTGGCGCGCGAACAGGTGCCCGGCCCGGTATACCGCTATCGCGTGGTGCAGGAACCGAGCCGACGTCCGTGGCTGTATGCGCTGGCGGTGCCCTTTGCCGAGCAGCGCGATATCGGCCTGGTGCGGGATTTTCGTCTGGTGCGCGATGCGGACCTGGAGCAGCGCTACGCGTACACCGTTACCAGCTACCCCTTGCTTAAGGCCGCCATGCCGTTGCCGGACTGGGAGCGTGATTTCAATCTCTCGCTGCCGGAGTCCGGTAATGGCCGCAGCCGCCTGCTGGCGGAAGACTGGTTCCGGCGGGCCGAGGGAGACCCGCGCCGGTATGCCGAGCGTATCCTGCGCTGGTTCCGTGAAGAGGCATTCTTCTACACCCTCGAACCGCCCTTGCTGCGCGGCGACACGGTGGACGCTTTCCTGTTTGATTCCCGGCGCGGCTTCTGCGAGCACTATGCGTCGGCGTTCGCCTACCTGATGCGGGCCGCCGGTGTGCCCGCGCGCATCGTGGCGGGCTACCAGGGCGGCGAACTGAATCCGATGGGCAATCATTTGCGTGTGCACCAGTACCACGCCCATGCCTGGGTCGAGATATGGATCGAGGGTGAGGGCTGGGTGGAGTACGACCCCACTGGCGCGGTGGCGCCGGAGCGCATCGAACAGGGGATGGAACCCTTCCGCGACGGGGGCGGGGGCGGTTTGCAGAACCTGTTTGGCGGCCGTGGTGGCAGCCACCCGATGCTGGCGCGGCTGCGTAACAGCCTGGATTACATTCAGTTCAGCTGGCAGAAATGGGTGCTCGGTTACGATGAAACGGCCCAGTTGGCGTTTCTGGAACGCTGGCTGGGGGAAATATCGCCCTGGCGCCTGGCCCAGGCGTTGCTGATCGGCATGCTGATCCTGCTGCTGCCGGTGGCGTTGTGGGTCCTGTTGCGCCAGCGTGGCCCGGCCCGGTCACCCCTGCAGCGGGAATACCACGCCATGGGACGCCAGTTGCGGCGTGCCGGTTTGCCTCAGCCGGAGCATTTGCCGCCGCGTGAACTGGCGCAGCGGGCCGGGCAATTATGGCCTGCGGTGGCTGATGACATGCGCCGCTGGGCAGGGCTCTATGAACAGGCGGCCTATGCTGGCGACGAGGCCACAGACTGCCGCCGTCAATTGCGCCGCTTGCGTCGTCAGTTGCGCTGGCGTCTGCGCCGCGCCGGCACACCGGCGGGGTAG
- a CDS encoding TolC family outer membrane protein: MPGRPLLLAAMLSFTVSAQGMGLSEAFDLATEFDPAIPQSLAIYEADRLRGRQVSGSLRPSLNAFGSAAVGRARVESNVFPGGEDEGNVYNAGVELRQPLYRRDWSARGRQAEALDRLADIGREDRIQLLILRVAERYFGVLEARDGRALALLEQDALDKALDDTRNRAEAGVVARTELTEARARADLARARTIRAEAALDAAQDALNEITNNGYAELPSLGRDTALPPLMPATAQDWLDTSRRHSLVLLQAQQNLVNAESELAARRSDYTPTLDAVAGYNYADTRDFADGLERREASVGIELQVPLYQGGVSRARGREASFRAEAARAELARLTLETDRRIRQLFRGVQADLLEVDALRRGEESAAEALEATRHGYEAGTRTILDLLDAEARLAEARRGFSAARYQYLVNLLNLRYEAGVLAADDLRNLDSLLDPA, translated from the coding sequence ATGCCGGGGAGACCGCTGCTGCTGGCTGCCATGCTGTCCTTTACTGTTTCTGCCCAGGGCATGGGCCTGTCCGAGGCGTTCGATCTGGCCACGGAATTCGATCCCGCCATTCCCCAGTCGCTGGCCATTTACGAAGCCGACCGGCTGCGCGGTCGCCAGGTCAGTGGCAGCCTGCGTCCGTCGCTGAATGCGTTTGGCAGTGCTGCCGTGGGTCGGGCACGGGTCGAGAGTAATGTGTTCCCCGGTGGTGAGGACGAGGGCAACGTGTACAACGCGGGGGTCGAGCTACGGCAACCGCTCTATCGGCGTGACTGGTCGGCCCGCGGCCGCCAGGCCGAGGCGCTCGACCGTCTGGCGGACATCGGTCGCGAGGACCGTATCCAGTTGTTGATCCTGCGCGTGGCCGAGCGCTATTTCGGCGTTCTGGAAGCGCGTGATGGCCGCGCTCTGGCGCTGCTGGAGCAGGATGCGCTGGACAAGGCGCTGGACGATACCCGTAATCGCGCTGAAGCCGGGGTGGTGGCGCGCACCGAACTGACCGAGGCCCGTGCCCGCGCTGACCTGGCCCGGGCCCGGACGATCCGTGCGGAAGCGGCACTGGACGCCGCCCAGGATGCCCTCAATGAAATTACCAATAACGGCTACGCCGAGCTGCCGTCCCTGGGGCGTGATACCGCATTGCCACCTCTGATGCCGGCGACGGCGCAGGACTGGCTGGACACCTCGCGCCGTCACAGCCTGGTGCTGCTGCAGGCGCAACAGAATCTGGTCAATGCCGAGTCCGAGCTGGCGGCGCGGCGCTCCGATTACACGCCAACGCTGGATGCCGTGGCGGGGTACAACTATGCCGACACCCGGGACTTTGCCGATGGTCTGGAGCGGCGTGAGGCCAGTGTCGGGATCGAATTGCAGGTGCCGCTGTATCAGGGCGGCGTCAGCCGGGCGCGCGGGCGGGAAGCCAGTTTCCGTGCCGAGGCGGCCCGTGCCGAGCTGGCCAGACTGACGCTGGAAACAGATCGTCGTATTCGCCAGCTGTTCCGCGGCGTGCAGGCCGACCTGCTGGAAGTGGATGCCCTGCGGCGTGGTGAAGAGTCCGCCGCCGAGGCGCTGGAGGCGACCCGCCACGGTTACGAGGCGGGCACCCGTACCATTCTTGATCTGCTGGATGCCGAAGCACGTCTGGCGGAAGCGCGGCGAGGTTTTTCCGCTGCCCGCTATCAGTACCTGGTCAACCTGCTGAACCTGCGTTACGAGGCGGGGGTGCTGGCTGCCGACGACCTGCGCAATCTCGACAGCCTGCTGGACCCGGCCTGA
- a CDS encoding pyrimidine/purine nucleoside phosphorylase, translated as MFKVNQYFDGQVASIAFQTETLPATVGVMAPGEYEFGTSQHEIMQVVSGALTVHLPGADDWQTFAAGETFEVPANSRFQLKVAVDTAYLCLYR; from the coding sequence ATGTTCAAGGTAAACCAGTATTTTGACGGCCAGGTGGCCTCCATTGCCTTCCAGACCGAGACCCTGCCCGCCACGGTCGGTGTCATGGCCCCCGGCGAGTACGAGTTCGGCACCAGCCAGCACGAAATCATGCAGGTCGTCAGTGGTGCACTGACGGTGCACTTGCCCGGCGCCGACGACTGGCAGACCTTCGCTGCCGGCGAGACGTTCGAGGTGCCCGCCAACAGCCGCTTCCAGCTCAAGGTGGCCGTGGATACCGCCTACCTGTGCCTGTATCGCTGA
- a CDS encoding AAA family ATPase encodes MQKLTDALTRVGNIVLGKEEQVRLAVACMLSRGHLLIEDLPGMGKTTLAHALARIFSLDYQRVQFTSDMLPADILGVSVFNADTREFVLRQGPVFTQLLLADEINRATPKTQSALLEAMEERQVTLDGSTRPLPQPFFVIATQNPVDQGGTFPLPESQLDRFLMRISLGYPAPDAERALLRAGDLRERALDLAPALSVEDLQALMAEVGEVHASDDLLDYVQRLLEHSRSCGLFVAGLSPRAGLGMLRAARAWALLDGRRYVIPEDVQAVFRPVCEHRLQSVSGASAGSASRLLEAVPVVR; translated from the coding sequence ATGCAGAAACTGACGGACGCACTGACCCGTGTCGGCAACATCGTGCTGGGAAAGGAAGAACAGGTGCGCCTCGCCGTGGCCTGTATGTTGTCACGCGGCCACTTGCTGATCGAAGACCTGCCCGGTATGGGCAAGACCACGCTGGCGCATGCGCTGGCACGTATATTTTCTCTCGATTATCAACGGGTGCAGTTCACCAGCGACATGTTGCCCGCCGACATTCTCGGCGTGTCGGTTTTCAACGCCGATACGCGTGAATTCGTGCTGCGCCAGGGCCCCGTGTTTACCCAGCTGCTGCTGGCCGACGAGATCAACCGGGCTACGCCGAAAACCCAGAGCGCGTTGCTGGAAGCCATGGAAGAGCGCCAGGTCACTCTGGATGGCAGCACACGTCCCTTGCCGCAACCCTTCTTCGTCATCGCCACCCAGAATCCGGTGGACCAGGGCGGCACCTTCCCGCTGCCTGAATCGCAACTTGACCGTTTTCTCATGCGCATCAGTCTGGGCTATCCGGCGCCGGATGCCGAGCGTGCCCTGCTGCGTGCCGGTGACCTGCGCGAGCGCGCGCTGGATCTGGCGCCCGCGTTGAGTGTTGAGGACCTGCAGGCGCTGATGGCCGAGGTGGGCGAGGTGCACGCGTCCGACGATCTGCTGGATTACGTGCAGCGCTTGCTGGAGCACAGCCGCAGTTGTGGCCTGTTCGTGGCCGGTTTGTCACCGCGTGCCGGGCTGGGCATGCTCCGCGCCGCGCGTGCCTGGGCGTTGCTCGACGGGCGGCGTTATGTGATTCCCGAAGACGTGCAGGCCGTATTCAGGCCGGTGTGCGAGCATCGGCTGCAGTCTGTCTCGGGCGCTTCCGCAGGCAGTGCCAGCCGCCTGCTGGAGGCCGTGCCGGTGGTGCGCTGA
- a CDS encoding DUF58 domain-containing protein has translation MAGALRRAYRRWLDRRMPGARQQRLNQRRIFILPTGYGLLFLVIAAALFVGGINYENNLIMALAFLMASLFMIAILHTFRNLSGLVLRAGQQAPGFAGGEGALEIVLHAGDRHAHTGLWLHYPGVPAEEVSVAPGEEKSLWLTVRLRRRGYNAPGRLRVESRYPLGLLRAWSVLDMAHTCLGWPRPMPSDLCPAGGGEERSGAHRARQRGSEDFQGLRSYQLGDSPRQVDWKAYAGGRGLFSKDFSDPQEGWLWLEWERLPGLDIETRLSRLAWWVLALEQRQQRYGLRLPEGELAPGSGADQQRQALDRLGRHGEPEQGG, from the coding sequence ATGGCTGGCGCGCTGCGCAGGGCCTACCGCCGCTGGCTCGACCGGCGCATGCCGGGGGCGCGGCAGCAGCGGCTGAACCAGCGCCGTATCTTCATCCTGCCGACGGGCTATGGCCTGCTCTTTCTGGTGATTGCCGCCGCGCTGTTTGTGGGGGGCATCAACTACGAAAACAATCTGATCATGGCACTGGCCTTTCTCATGGCCAGCCTGTTCATGATCGCCATCCTGCACACCTTTCGTAATCTCTCCGGGCTGGTGCTGCGGGCGGGCCAGCAGGCGCCGGGTTTTGCTGGTGGGGAAGGGGCGCTCGAGATCGTGCTGCACGCTGGCGACCGCCATGCCCACACCGGTTTGTGGCTGCATTACCCCGGCGTGCCCGCCGAGGAAGTATCGGTCGCGCCCGGCGAGGAAAAATCCCTGTGGCTGACGGTGCGGCTGCGCCGACGTGGCTATAACGCACCGGGCCGCCTGCGGGTCGAGAGCCGCTACCCGCTCGGGTTGTTGCGCGCCTGGAGCGTGCTGGATATGGCGCACACCTGCCTGGGCTGGCCGCGCCCCATGCCCAGCGACCTGTGCCCTGCGGGTGGCGGCGAGGAGCGCAGCGGCGCGCACCGGGCACGCCAGCGTGGCAGTGAGGATTTTCAGGGCCTGCGAAGTTACCAGCTCGGTGACTCGCCGCGCCAGGTGGACTGGAAAGCCTATGCCGGCGGGCGCGGCCTGTTCAGCAAGGATTTTTCTGATCCCCAGGAAGGCTGGTTGTGGCTGGAGTGGGAGCGCTTGCCCGGCCTGGATATCGAGACCCGGTTGTCGCGACTGGCCTGGTGGGTGCTGGCCCTGGAGCAACGCCAGCAGCGCTATGGGCTGCGCTTGCCCGAAGGCGAACTGGCGCCCGGCAGCGGGGCCGACCAGCAACGCCAGGCGCTGGACCGCCTGGGCCGCCATGGTGAGCCGGAGCAGGGGGGCTGA
- a CDS encoding AraC family transcriptional regulator translates to MHLTKHPALLASDVRYWMSHGLSLEELTRAAGVPVSPHVLSGERSDATTIYRLYCYASRRLNDPLMGLRIGHQTLISDIAPLVSLVHYAPDGWHMLRAVQHFWPLLSEVDQLEIHVEGGLCHARLRPLADALMHPQQSEAMISGFLRLAGVVLGIDQTPEVCVRLRRDCPAQPALWRALSGVPVHFGSAMDEVCFGPDLLDTPNPSADAAAFRQAQQVAQRELTLLRQQFFSDDIAALIRDRLPEGVPEIADVAAGLHVSVRCLQRRLQQQQTRFRSLVDQVRCHQARALVAGTALGFADIAQQLGYTETGTLFRAFRRWTGMTPGQYRARQGLSAPGAGPSGVRPA, encoded by the coding sequence ATGCACCTGACCAAGCACCCTGCTCTGCTGGCCAGCGATGTGCGCTACTGGATGAGCCACGGCCTGTCACTGGAAGAACTGACCCGCGCTGCCGGCGTGCCGGTCTCACCCCATGTGTTGTCCGGCGAACGCTCTGACGCGACAACGATCTATCGCCTGTACTGCTATGCCAGCCGTCGTCTGAACGACCCGCTGATGGGCCTGCGCATCGGCCACCAGACGCTGATCAGCGATATCGCGCCACTGGTGTCGCTGGTCCATTACGCGCCGGATGGCTGGCACATGCTGCGGGCGGTGCAACACTTCTGGCCCCTGCTCAGTGAAGTTGATCAGTTGGAGATCCACGTTGAAGGGGGTCTGTGCCATGCGCGGTTGCGGCCGCTGGCCGATGCGTTGATGCATCCCCAGCAGAGCGAAGCCATGATCAGCGGCTTCCTGCGCCTGGCAGGCGTGGTGCTGGGGATCGACCAGACGCCGGAGGTCTGCGTCCGTCTGCGCCGGGACTGCCCGGCACAACCCGCCCTGTGGCGCGCCCTCAGTGGCGTGCCGGTCCACTTCGGCAGCGCCATGGACGAAGTGTGTTTTGGCCCGGACCTGCTTGACACCCCCAACCCGTCTGCCGACGCCGCCGCGTTTCGCCAGGCGCAGCAGGTGGCCCAGCGCGAGTTGACCCTGCTGCGGCAGCAGTTCTTCAGTGACGATATTGCGGCGCTGATCCGCGACCGGCTTCCCGAGGGGGTACCTGAGATTGCTGATGTGGCGGCGGGTCTGCATGTCAGCGTGCGCTGTCTGCAACGCCGCCTGCAGCAACAACAGACACGCTTCCGCAGTCTGGTGGACCAGGTCCGCTGCCATCAGGCCCGGGCGCTGGTGGCCGGCACCGCCCTGGGCTTCGCCGACATCGCCCAGCAGCTGGGATACACCGAAACCGGCACCCTGTTCCGCGCATTTCGCCGCTGGACGGGCATGACACCCGGGCAGTATCGGGCCCGCCAGGGGCTATCCGCGCCGGGGGCAGGCCCTTCAGGGGTGCGGCCCGCTTAG
- the hrpB gene encoding ATP-dependent helicase HrpB has protein sequence MSLPIDDVLPALAEALQTHDAVVLQAPPGAGKTTRVPLALLDAPWLAGQRILMLEPRRLAARAAATFMARQCGETAGHTVGYRTRLDTRIGPSTRIEVVTEGVLTRMLQQDPMLDGYGVLIFDEFHERSLQADLGLALAREAQQALRPTLRLLVMSATLDGERIAALLDQAPIIISAGRQYPVTLRYSAPGRTPWLDHAAREIRQLLGTDSGSVLVFLPGAGEIRALQARLEEGLPEDVQLRPLAGTLSQADQDAAIAPPPPGQRKLVLTTAIAETSLTIEGVRTVVDCGWSRRPHYDPGSGLTRLLTERVSAAAATQRAGRAGRLSAGQCLRLWPESERLAAFAPAEINHADLTDLALELAAWGATDPATLIWLDPPPQAALARAVALLRALGALDAQGRMTRHGQALQGVPLPARLGHLLLTGQAQGHGRQAAELAALLSERDLFSGALARQQGADLLRRWQALHGAAPAGVSRAALDRVRALARRLAKGQTETAPPTEALVGEWLARAWPDRVAQRRGQGGRFLLSNGRGAWLPEEDPLAAADYLVAVELDGEAREARIFLAVAVSEAALREACADALVRRAQVAWDARQGLVRAETVEQLGALVLRRMPLPQPEPAAVAEALLTGIREAGLAVLPWTPDLRQWQARVLLLRRELGDAWPDVSDAALAAALEGWCGPFLPGITRLKQLADLPLAQALMALLDHKARQQLEALAPTHLSVPSGSRIALDYLPTLQADGVPVLAVKLQEMFGQQQTPTVASGRVPVTLHLLSPARRPVAVTADLVSFWQQGYPQVRRDLRGRYPKHPWPEDPLSAAPQRGVRGKA, from the coding sequence GTGTCCCTCCCTATAGATGACGTGTTGCCGGCATTGGCAGAAGCCTTGCAGACGCATGATGCCGTGGTGTTGCAGGCGCCGCCGGGCGCGGGCAAGACCACGCGGGTGCCGCTGGCGCTGCTCGACGCACCCTGGCTGGCCGGGCAACGCATCCTGATGCTTGAACCTCGCCGTCTGGCGGCCCGTGCGGCGGCCACCTTCATGGCCCGGCAATGTGGCGAAACCGCCGGGCACACCGTTGGCTACCGGACCCGGCTGGACACCCGCATCGGACCCTCGACCCGGATCGAGGTGGTGACCGAGGGGGTGCTGACCCGCATGCTGCAGCAGGACCCGATGCTGGACGGCTACGGCGTGCTGATCTTTGATGAATTCCACGAGCGTTCCTTGCAGGCGGATCTGGGGCTGGCGCTGGCGCGGGAGGCGCAACAGGCCTTGCGGCCGACGCTGCGCCTGCTGGTGATGTCAGCGACGCTGGACGGCGAGCGCATTGCCGCGTTGCTGGATCAGGCGCCGATCATCATCAGCGCCGGACGTCAGTACCCGGTGACGCTGCGCTACAGCGCGCCGGGGCGCACGCCCTGGCTGGATCATGCGGCCCGGGAAATCCGCCAGTTACTGGGTACCGACTCCGGCAGCGTCCTGGTGTTTCTGCCTGGAGCAGGGGAAATTCGCGCCTTGCAGGCTCGCCTTGAGGAGGGGCTGCCCGAGGATGTGCAGCTGCGACCGTTGGCGGGCACGCTGAGCCAGGCCGACCAGGACGCGGCCATAGCGCCACCGCCGCCGGGCCAGCGCAAGCTGGTATTGACCACCGCCATTGCCGAGACCTCCCTGACCATCGAGGGGGTGCGCACCGTGGTGGACTGCGGTTGGTCACGACGCCCGCATTATGATCCCGGTTCCGGGCTGACGCGGCTGCTGACCGAACGCGTGTCTGCAGCGGCGGCGACCCAGCGGGCGGGGCGCGCGGGCCGCCTGAGTGCCGGGCAGTGCCTGCGCCTGTGGCCCGAGTCGGAGCGCCTGGCGGCCTTTGCGCCCGCTGAAATCAATCATGCTGATCTGACGGATCTGGCCCTGGAGCTGGCCGCCTGGGGAGCCACCGATCCGGCCACGCTGATCTGGCTGGACCCGCCGCCACAGGCCGCGCTGGCCCGCGCGGTCGCTCTGCTGCGAGCCTTGGGCGCCCTCGATGCACAGGGCCGCATGACCCGCCATGGGCAGGCCCTGCAGGGGGTGCCCTTGCCCGCGCGGCTGGGGCACCTGCTGTTGACCGGGCAAGCGCAAGGCCATGGGCGTCAGGCGGCGGAGCTGGCGGCGCTGCTCAGTGAGCGGGACCTGTTCAGCGGTGCGCTCGCGCGCCAGCAGGGCGCTGACCTGCTCCGGCGCTGGCAGGCACTGCACGGTGCGGCCCCGGCCGGGGTATCTCGCGCGGCGCTGGATCGGGTGCGCGCCCTGGCACGTCGCCTGGCGAAGGGGCAGACGGAGACGGCCCCGCCGACCGAGGCGCTTGTCGGGGAATGGCTCGCCCGGGCCTGGCCTGATCGCGTTGCCCAGCGGCGCGGGCAGGGCGGTCGCTTTCTGCTGAGTAACGGCCGGGGTGCCTGGTTGCCCGAGGAGGATCCGCTGGCGGCGGCAGACTATCTGGTGGCGGTGGAACTGGATGGTGAGGCGCGGGAAGCGCGTATCTTCCTGGCGGTGGCCGTGTCCGAGGCGGCGCTACGGGAGGCCTGTGCTGACGCGCTGGTGCGCCGTGCGCAGGTGGCGTGGGATGCGCGGCAGGGACTGGTGCGTGCAGAGACGGTCGAGCAGTTGGGCGCGCTGGTGCTGCGCAGGATGCCGCTGCCGCAGCCGGAGCCTGCGGCTGTGGCGGAGGCGCTGCTGACCGGCATCCGCGAGGCAGGACTGGCGGTGCTGCCATGGACGCCGGATTTACGCCAGTGGCAGGCGCGGGTGCTGTTGCTGCGTCGCGAGTTGGGTGATGCCTGGCCGGATGTCAGTGATGCGGCGTTGGCGGCCGCGCTGGAAGGGTGGTGCGGGCCGTTTCTGCCTGGTATCACCCGGTTGAAACAGCTGGCAGACCTGCCGCTGGCGCAGGCCTTGATGGCGTTGCTGGATCACAAGGCGCGTCAGCAACTGGAGGCGCTGGCGCCGACCCACCTCAGTGTGCCCAGCGGAAGCCGCATCGCGCTGGATTACCTGCCGACGCTGCAGGCGGATGGCGTGCCGGTGCTGGCGGTCAAGCTGCAGGAAATGTTCGGTCAGCAGCAGACGCCCACGGTCGCGAGCGGGCGAGTGCCGGTGACCTTGCATCTGCTGTCGCCAGCGCGACGGCCGGTGGCGGTGACGGCCGATCTGGTGAGTTTCTGGCAGCAGGGCTATCCGCAGGTACGCCGTGATCTGCGTGGCCGTTATCCGAAACATCCCTGGCCGGAGGATCCGCTCAGCGCCGCACCGCAGCGCGGCGTCCGGGGCAAGGCCTAA